A window of the Armatimonadota bacterium genome harbors these coding sequences:
- a CDS encoding polysaccharide biosynthesis tyrosine autokinase yields MRDELIDSGPQFGIREYLEILRRRKAIIIQTLVLVMVVGLIVTFMTKPLYRSTTKILVEGKNMVVASINANDPMSNLYQPDVGHEVPTQLEVIQSASVVRSAMDEAGIPRTVPGQVGSPAYLSASQVNDTDVLEVDAESHNPEWAFALARTIEPTYLTYVTGNQKEQVLTALRFASDQLTKENKALENSANALEAFKQHAGVVGVETEKAARINDEITAQATVRSIEGELAANRARLASLQGDLTSTPAMVTTPQTVTNLQEIQNAQDRLAQLQQERARLLVNYKPNSIPLQKIGAQIADATTVLNSIPKTVSTISRQVNPEVQSIQDRISQAQADVASSTASLAAAQQKAAQVSAGLGRFSQIEHTNTDLQREYDKHSAAVDTLSTMVLDLRLRANAEHDPVLTISAATPPTLVRPQKALYLVLSLVLGLVLGVAFAVVQDFLDDRIRDPEEARRITGSPPLGYVPLAGNQSALLIEQPRSGLVLESFRVLRSNVGFAAVDAPTMSLTITSTVPSEGKSLTSTNLAVAMALDGRRVILVDADLRRPTLHRNFAVNKHPGLTNILLGELKASEALIDTRVEGLRLLTSGPVPPNPAELLNSQAMRHLQNELKSMADVVIFDSPPCLATADAQVLASGTDGVIYVMQFGAAKKSEVRHSFDLLNQAHARMLGIVYNKVDTSGRSGGYYYGYYSHYKYYASPAADDPGDVGEGAAVRSIGANGGNGSHNGAARQNGSASHDKPQDANGKE; encoded by the coding sequence ATGAGAGATGAGCTGATCGACAGCGGCCCCCAGTTCGGAATCCGCGAATACCTTGAGATCCTTCGGCGACGCAAGGCGATCATCATCCAGACGCTGGTACTGGTGATGGTTGTTGGTCTCATCGTAACCTTCATGACGAAGCCGCTGTATCGCTCCACGACAAAGATTCTGGTCGAGGGGAAAAACATGGTGGTCGCCAGCATCAATGCCAACGACCCGATGAGCAACCTCTATCAGCCGGACGTGGGACATGAGGTTCCGACGCAGCTGGAAGTAATTCAGAGCGCTTCCGTAGTCCGCAGCGCCATGGATGAAGCCGGCATTCCGCGGACGGTGCCGGGGCAGGTGGGCTCACCGGCATACCTCTCCGCCTCACAGGTGAATGACACCGACGTTCTGGAAGTGGATGCGGAGTCGCATAATCCAGAGTGGGCCTTTGCACTTGCCCGTACCATTGAGCCAACGTACCTGACGTACGTAACCGGCAACCAGAAGGAGCAGGTGCTGACGGCCCTGCGCTTTGCATCGGACCAGTTGACCAAGGAGAACAAGGCGCTTGAGAACTCTGCGAACGCGTTAGAGGCATTCAAGCAGCATGCCGGCGTCGTCGGCGTGGAGACGGAGAAGGCGGCCCGCATCAACGATGAGATCACCGCGCAGGCAACCGTGCGTAGTATTGAGGGCGAGCTGGCCGCCAATAGGGCGCGACTTGCCTCCCTGCAGGGCGATCTCACCTCGACGCCGGCGATGGTGACAACACCGCAAACCGTTACAAATCTGCAAGAGATCCAGAACGCTCAGGATCGGCTTGCGCAGCTTCAGCAGGAGCGTGCGCGTCTGCTTGTAAACTACAAGCCGAATTCGATACCACTTCAGAAGATTGGCGCGCAGATCGCGGACGCCACAACGGTTCTGAACTCGATACCGAAGACGGTATCCACGATCAGCCGGCAGGTGAATCCCGAAGTTCAGAGCATCCAGGATCGTATTTCGCAGGCACAGGCTGACGTAGCTTCTTCAACGGCATCGTTGGCAGCCGCACAACAGAAGGCTGCGCAGGTTTCGGCGGGACTCGGTCGCTTTTCCCAGATTGAGCACACGAATACCGACCTTCAGCGGGAGTACGACAAGCACTCAGCCGCTGTTGACACGCTCAGCACAATGGTGCTCGATCTGCGGCTGCGGGCCAATGCCGAGCACGACCCGGTTCTCACGATTTCCGCAGCTACGCCTCCGACTCTGGTTCGACCGCAGAAAGCGCTGTATCTTGTTCTCAGCCTGGTGCTCGGGTTGGTGCTGGGCGTGGCATTTGCCGTAGTTCAAGACTTCCTGGACGACAGGATCCGCGATCCCGAAGAGGCACGGCGCATTACCGGCTCTCCGCCGCTGGGTTATGTTCCGCTTGCAGGTAACCAGAGCGCATTGCTTATCGAGCAGCCGCGCAGTGGCCTCGTGCTGGAGAGCTTCCGTGTGCTTCGCTCCAACGTGGGATTCGCGGCTGTAGATGCCCCGACAATGTCGCTCACCATCACCAGCACCGTTCCATCTGAAGGCAAATCACTAACATCCACCAATCTTGCCGTGGCCATGGCGCTGGATGGGCGGCGCGTCATTCTGGTTGACGCCGACTTGCGGCGCCCAACGCTTCACCGTAACTTTGCCGTGAACAAGCATCCGGGCTTGACCAACATCCTGCTCGGTGAACTGAAAGCCAGCGAAGCCCTGATTGATACACGGGTCGAGGGTCTGCGCCTGCTCACATCCGGGCCGGTGCCGCCCAATCCCGCCGAGCTGCTGAACTCACAGGCAATGCGTCACCTTCAGAACGAGCTCAAGTCCATGGCGGACGTGGTGATTTTCGACAGCCCGCCCTGCCTGGCAACTGCCGACGCGCAGGTACTGGCCAGCGGAACGGATGGAGTTATCTACGTGATGCAGTTCGGCGCCGCCAAGAAGTCTGAGGTGCGCCATTCGTTCGACTTGCTCAACCAGGCGCACGCACGCATGCTCGGCATCGTATATAACAAGGTAGACACTTCGGGTCGGAGCGGCGGATACTACTATGGCTACTATAGCCACTATAAGTACTACGCCTCGCCAGCGGCCGACGACCCCGGTGATGTTGGGGAAGGCGCGGCGGTTCGGTCGATTGGAGCCAATGGCGGCAACGGTTCGCATAACGGCGCAGCCCGGCAAAATGGCTCAGCCTCACATGACAAGCCGCAAGACGCCAACGGCAAGGAGTAG